The nucleotide window attttgatcatatttatacctgaaatagtcattgataagctctatcaactgtcacgagtcccatatctgtaaaaattctaggagctccgccacatctatgcaaagtttgattttatatttccaatcaggctccagatataatttgaacaaaaaattcaaagtggaaaagattaagcatgaaaatctccacaattgatgtccagtaacatcttcacctgaaatttaaaataagctcaaaattcgagaaaatgtgattattcaattgcaaactgttggctactgttgattctattgaatcattcactatgaagagatagcagacttcgtgtgtctccagcgttattgtactgtcaccagctaaatatgttccaaattacatgaaaattgttagagccattttcaagatccattggacataaataaccagatataaaaataaccagatattaaaatatccagatataagaataaccagataaatataaatatacagagtgtttcttGATTAtggtataataatttaatatgtcATAGTGGaggtgaaaataaaaaaaaaaatcttataaatatatatccataaacgcttcgttagcgagctatacagagtgaaagatttcgcccggaattcatcagtgaaatacaccgatgctgaattgtttggggactagtttgtctctgttttcaaatggtgacagtcacggagactagaatcgactataatagtctgagtgtcaccatttggaaacacatgctcttgactatagtgaggtccatgttataatgacagtatttgatcaactttggtttcactatccttgtctatcatttgacaaagccggtggtactatccttttatgagtccacaatgatgccaattatgttttttacagtgtagaaataaattaattaatgcagagaatcggcatcgctattcttctatctttatccactgccgtagacctcactatagagtcgagtctcttctcgacctgagtcgtttaagtgtgagttgagcctaaagaGCTCTGAACAGATGACAAGCGTCTGTGGCTGAATTTTCACATACCATGATGAATTTCATGCCAAATATGTTGAGGCGAATATTCAATACTCACCTGTTGACCATTTTTGAAGAAAGCCAAAAAAGGAGTTGCTTCGTTCTTGAAATGTGTATTGAATGAAGTATCTGGTTGATGGCGATTTTGTGCACCTTCCATTCCATAGTAGCATTTGACAGTTGTGTAAAAATCGCAAAAAGCCTATGTATAGGAAAAAGCAAAGTTTAATAAATTGTCTCACAAGTCAAGTTTTTGAATATGATAGATAAACCAAATGAATTGTCAAGGTTAGGGAAGCCACTCAATACTCAACGACTCAATACACTGCATCGCTGCTGCAACCCTTATGCCCAGTTGCATAAGAGTCGCTACATAAAGTCACTCATAGTTAACAGAGCCATTAGTTAACAACTCGCACATGAATAGATGTTTGCAGAGTCGTTTGCGAGACCCCTTTTAGCTATGGCTCTGATAAGGCacacacataagtcacactgctgCTCATGCCACTATTTGTGTGGTATGCTTGAGTTGTCGGAGTGCCATCTGCCCTGAAAGCCGCCGCTCACCAAAAAATGGTCAGTTTTTATGGACACTACCAAAGTGGAACAGTGAAAGACAAACTGGGTCTATTCCTATTTCACATCTATCATTTTTTGGCAGCACTGAACCTGTGTTCCTCTTAGTTTGTAGTAACATTAAAAAAGCTGAAAagtaaataggcctattaatagttatttgtatatctagagtgaaaagtatgactttttctccctgtgggaaaaagtttgaagcccgaggcgaagccgagggcaacaattctcctgagggagaaaaagtatttttcgctcgtgatgtacacaacatttttcctccatctacatttctttatagaaactgcaaataaaatcctTCTAATAACTtagtattggtgacaatgtttcctaacaacataacctaaaatctaaaacctaaaaaccggtcatctgattggcactgctgattgcgctatctataggccaaagttgtaacaattatatcagctgggcagctaccaaaaatggctgactccagatcacacggttcagatttgaattgcagatcaaaaatatttgttggctggtattttgaaaagaatgaaatattttcaaaattgtataaatttttaccgtctactaatattaagaatataatatcatacaaacatatatttcatgagttgaatttctggttgtggtattgaattcagttgactcaatgacagacacctctattacgctttctcatctgagcttagaccttctaacctattaccatgtaagtttttaaaatagagatgcttcccatgttatttaaatggagtcagttttcctccctagggagtttttctgttttttactaccgagagcaaaaaagtgacactttagtattatttttcagggagtaaagtaagtactttagacagtaggtggaggaaaaagtgtTTATAGGATGTCAAGTTCTGCTCCTGGGAGGGGCATGAACATgcactaaaattgataattataaactttCAACAATTAAACCAAAACTACAATCATAAACCATGGGCAATATTTCTCAACGTTTAATGCCCCACTGTTTTGTTCCGTAGAAAGAAGAGGACGcaaaatgaataagtaatttATGATTAGAATAGTGTGATTAAATAGAGTAGTTAAACGGCtgtaatatttgaggttatgattcaatGATAGATATTTGTAGGTTAGATTGGTTGATCTTTGTTTAATAGAATGGTCGATATCACTTAAATCGATGTATCGAAGCAGAATGACTAGTATATGGATGGGacagattgaaaaagttaatttgctcatatatttttaacaagtatattttctttgtagtttaaactaaataaatattcgggCTTATTTGACCTAGAAACGAAagcataaaaatgaaaaatttaataatatattatttctttgatcaatgtttagttgaactgccttctcaatttgctacttgttaatGAGCTAGCCTTGGTTTGTTTCGGGGTTATGTTTTCATTTcgaaactaaccttcaaatataacttAACTGTTCTAATCCATcggcatataaacatatatggttttttccattgactaattttttggaaggcatacaattacagatttatttatttcttgcctGGTAAGTTAGATAACAATCGTCTTTCAacctcagataagattatatgtttctacggtgatagaagctattccgttcttgtactagcctatgaacaaatttattttgtattttgagggCTGTACGATCATTGGTACATCACAAAAAAGTCCCTCTAAATCGAGTCGGCGGGTTTATGATACAGGAACAGGATCTATGAGCGCGCAGGCTCGATTTACTCAAGTACCAAATGATTGACTCGGTATCTGCTATCTTACGTAGCTGGTCTCAATTAACTGAGCAAATTTTTGGTTCATCGAACACAAAACGGGTTCAAAGTGCCCTAGATGGTGCGCAGACTCATCCGGTGCAACTTAAGGTGATAAGGTACGCAGGCCATTGGTAGTAACCTTCAGGAGTGAGGTCTGTCCCTCTAGTCTCCTATGAATTAGATAGAGTCAAGCTGATTTTTCCAGGTTGATCTCTTTACAAAGGTGAGTGTAAACAATACCGTGATACATTTACCTCAAAGTATAGATTTTTGGCATTTCGCCATGCAATGCAATGTTTAAAACATAGATGCGACTTCAACAGTTAGTCGACATCGGGTAGCTAACTTCCGGCTACTCTTCCTTCGAGCAATCATGTGTACTGAGTTGATGTTTTCATTAGATACCACCTGTCCTGGATGACTCTTACACAAAAATAGACATAGAACgtttataacatttaaattTGGCTAACTTTACATTAATCAGTAGGTATTACATGCTTAAATTTGGTACAGACTAGACAAATCGattctttttcataattttgatcTATTACTTCATATCTTTGAGGTTATGGGTCGATATCTAATTCTTTTTCCATGCAATAACATAAAATAGACATATTATAAtgaacataaaattatttttggtttttctCATTGGTTTTTTACATGGCATACatttataaatacaatatttccttgaacaaTTTTTGGCATTTGTGAAGTTGGCACTTTTGCTTGATGCGTTCTTTTGCTTACAGCTGGCTATCAATTTTCACAATCTCAAACAATTTCCTGTGTGTTCAGGCCAAATGCTTAATttaatattctcaatattaCACTTAATAATATGTACGCAATTAGTGCACAGATTTTTAGTTGGGCAAATTTATCTGgccttatttttaataataatttccttttccaggtctgtaACAAGATGCCTATGGAAGTTTGTTTGGGTTTGAGTTGGAACTCGACCTCGCCTCGTTGTGGacaaaatatcataatatttacaCGGTGAGTATCACagagataaaaaattgtttactgTCTTTATCATCATTTGTTATACCGATGCCTGCTTATCTCGCTAACCGCTTATGTTTATTCATCCTTTCGTTTTGTTTGTTTACTCCCGTAGCTGTTGTACCTTTTTCTTAGGTTAGCTAGGCTGATACTGCAAACTGGATCTTTGTTGACGatctaaaattgataatttaattttgtttgcaTACTAAATAAGCTGGTGAATTTAGATGATGCTTTCAATTTGCCTGTGATGCTTCAAATGTTTATTGAGTATATTTATAATTTCGACAATGACTGATTGAACCGGTTACATGTAATAGGTTAGGTGCTATGCGTACTATGACAGATTTTGATTATGACTAATGAAttaaagatatttattttatgGCTATTGTTGTTTAATGTTGTTCCTGTGTTGTTGCAGGTTGTCTGCTGTGGATGGTGCTGTCTTGTTGACGGTTTCTGTACATGTGGCGGGCGTCAAATGCAAATTCCGAGAGGTAAGTTAATGTGTTTTGattgacaatttatttgatgatattgTGTATTGTTCAGATTCGGTGATATGGTTTAATGTTGCTCGCATTCTCCCACCATGTGGAGGGATTGGGTTCGTAGTCGGTTATTTGTACTGTGTTATGGTCGGAAATGCCGGTTACTTTGTGAGGTCCCGAGTAGAGTTCGAAGAATTTTTTGGTTACTTTTCCCAAAGCATCGGACAGACGATGTGTTTTCACGAGTACCTCATCTCCTATCTGGTATTTGAATTGTTTAGACGATCGATCGTGATACTTCTTTCGTTGTTCGGCGGCTTTTTCTAGATTCTTCTTTACTAGATGAATTATGTTGAGGTTAGGTGTATCGGGCGGTCGAGGAAACGGTATAAGTAGTTCTATGAAAGATGGGTTCCGGCTTCCGAATAAAATTTCATAAGGAGTGAATCCTGTACTCTCGTTGACGCAGTTGTTGAGACATTGTTCCAAAAAAGGTAAATAATTAGTCCATTGGTGGTGATCCCCCTTACAATATGCGCGCATGAAGCGAGATATCTCAGCCATTTTTCTCTCTACCGGGTTTGCGCTCGGGGTGTATGTGGAGGTGTGTGAATACAAAATACCTGCCTGGTTTAGTACCTCCTTCCATTTTTTGCTGCAAAAGTAGGTAGCGTTATCCGATAGTATTCTGGTGGGTTTTCCTATCTCATTACACCATCTTTCGGTGATACATTTGGCTAACTTCTCGCCGGTTATTTTCCCGATGGGGCATAGCATAGTGTACTTAGAAAATACACAGGTTAATGCGAAGATGAATCTTTTTTGATATGCTGCCATTGGTAATGGTCCGTAGATATCTGTGGAAATTAATTCATTCAGTTTGTCTGGAATTATTGCTATCATTTTTCCTCGTATGTGATACTTGCTATGTTTAGTTTTTTGGCATACATCACAGGCTCGGACGACTCTAATAACCTTTCTATTTGAACCCTTGAAATAGCAACAGGTTTTTAGGGCGTTCTGGGTTTTTCGGATTCCGAAATGACCTATTCTCTCGTGGGCTTCTTTGATGAGGTCAGTCTCTAGGTTAGTTGGTATAACGAGTCTCCAATGTTGTGTGTGTTTGTTGGCTCGATGAAATAGCAAATTCTCAAACATGAGGTAGTGATCACGGTAGGGTTGGTGATCGCTTAGAGGGTTGCTTATCTCCTGGACAATTTGTTGTACGGTAGAATCATTTGATTGTTCTTGAATTATGCGATATGAAGTTAATAGATTTGTTGAGATTAAAGGGGATATGTCAGTCGGTAGCCGTATCGGTTGGTCAGCTTCTATATCATAACTGTGAAAGGTTACATCTTGGCAATGGGTCGCGTCCACTTCTCGTGAGAGGAAATCGGCCGTTAGGTTTCTTTTTCCCGGTAGATGGGTTAAATCCAGGTTAAATTCTTGTAGTAGAAGGAACCAGCAGGAGAGGCGATTGTTAGATAATTTCGCAGTCTTGAAAAAAGTGAGTGCTTTATGGTCGGTGTTTATGTAGATTTTGTGCCCGATTAGTAGGTTTCTATACTTGGAGCATACTTCAACGATACTGAGCAATTCCTTTTCGGTGACCGAATATCTACGATGTGCGGCGTTCATTGTTTTACTAAAGAATGCAATGACGGCCTTCTCTCCGTCTTTGTCTTTCTGGAAGATTTCGGCGCCGAGCGCGTAGTCAGAGGCATCAACGTTGATATAAAAGGGTTGTCCCATATCAGGGTGTTTCAGCACTACAGTGTTCAGGAAAGCTTCCTTCAACTCTTCGAAAATCTTTTCTTCTTGCTCGCCCCATTTCCATGGTTTGCTGGATGATAGCGCATGGCTAAGCTGAGCTGTATAATGTGACATACGAGCATtgaattttctataaaattGGAGAAAACCAATGAagcgttggagctgttttctgTTATTGGGGGATGGAAATTCTCTTATTGCTTTCAGTTTCTCTGAATCTTGACTGATCCCTTCTGGAGTGATAATGTGTCCTAGATAGGTTACTTTGTCGGCGAAAAATTTACACTTAGATAATTTGAGCTTCATGCCGCATTGGTTGAGGCGAGTAAAtattatgtttagatgttggCTATGTTCCTGGACGTTTGTGGAAGATATTATCCCGTCATCCACATAAAGCGTACAAAAATCAGTAATATCTTCTCCCAGTGATTGTCTCAAACATCTTATGAAGACTGACATGGCATTTCGGATACCGAATGCAAGCCGGGTGAATCTCAAATTTCTACCATTGAACAGAAAGGAAAGGTAGTCCCTCGATTCTTCAGCAATTTCTACCTGCCAGTATCCTGCACTCAAGTCGACTGTGGAATATACCATTTTTCCATGGAATGTCTGGAGTACTTGATCAATCTGTGCGGGTGATTCTCGGTCATCGTCCAGTATGGCATTTAGCTGTCGGGCGTCCAGACACAATCGGGTAGTTCCATCTTTTTTGGCAACACATGTGATTGGCAAACTGTAATGTGAAGTGGAGGGCTCGATAATCTTCAGTTCCTCCATCCGAGCTATTTCGGCTGCGGCGGCTTGTCGATGCGCAAAGGGAATGGGATAGGATTTTTTGAAGTAGTACTCATGGGGCTTCACTTTCAACTTACA belongs to Nilaparvata lugens isolate BPH chromosome 9, ASM1435652v1, whole genome shotgun sequence and includes:
- the LOC120353057 gene encoding uncharacterized protein LOC120353057, producing MYAISAQIFSWANLSGLIFNNNFLFQVCNKMPMEVCLGLSWNSTSPRCGQNIIIFTRLSAVDGAVLLTVSVHVAGVKCKFREVTRGKSAETFAAQSGFRGDTGSLL